In Vigna unguiculata cultivar IT97K-499-35 chromosome 3, ASM411807v1, whole genome shotgun sequence, a single genomic region encodes these proteins:
- the LOC114177742 gene encoding uncharacterized protein LOC114177742 isoform X1, with protein sequence MTIVTGDRYLVKLVEFVEEQAGPLIEETKVLKLNPAGLHYVQSRLEALHEVENLLAGAPVDYLRAYVSDLGDHRALEQLRRILRLLTSLKIFSVLPHPIRDPTPLSFLPFGSLKVLELRDCDLSTSAAKGLLELRHTLEKIICHNSTNALRHVFASRIKEVKNSPQWNRLSFVSCACNGLVLMDESLQLLPAVETLDLSRNKFAKVDNLQKCTKLKHLDLGFNHLRTCAPFTRVSPQIVKLVLRNNALTTLRGIENLKSLEGLDLSYNIVSNFSELEFVAGLPFLQSLWLEGNPLCCARWYRAHVFSFFAFPERLKLDEKEINTSDFWKRQIIIASMHKQPASFGIYVPAKDEAVAEGANMRRRKACRLVSIRNEEETTSIYSEEDSGSCANDIIQNREDPDLSDNEPEIVDLINRIEHMKKERSINWLRDFKDWMDIAPDKSVQTMKEGSTTPHQKGNYIRNKTHLEQSGEVSRYASDSVLASGDDSSMNILESDSSFVDTSASFHRPQHFDYRNLLGNASGASLFDSGGVDMEKLKSSLEGIGSSLSQTRSSHADTVTTEGAQRMTENVNMSPLTIIHDIYGSQSSSACPASPPHFQEDLLHRRQHLVEEILQLSTDSFSVASSDSNTSCSEVDCVEFEPSVSEVDNPQCKTYVNGVGSHLSQSQLKEKFCNPRQENALERENGISSCSSSSDQISKQHAIDFAENACCASQDTGLLEKRKIRKKAKKRIISVLKEKLDGNASDDTLEKTSLGHISANLKQELDDFIVTYFNTTVADSEASEVCSHCMRCNCVLQRETNYKESEVAVLLSSHKKLYLLLINVTSDGSGTILKVLSSHNIEEVCEVQVGMGFQVLRVNFENGETYLFVTRSIEKSIELLCTIHVLDSSDGNDRCSIRSLEQVQVGLFDKQVCGGSNVSIYQYAMVLVFCKNGSEESWLSRSLFVIGGYVLLCIEDVKQLYFFSSDASVSPYFRIDSCCSIADITEMVIEGGSCCVTLSLTCPLAELHPFTQMNLESVNHENSAPGSLKLKLQWFSRNYLVKFVSLLKAIHEKKTGSPLVVRCIS encoded by the exons ATGACGATTGTGACCGGAGATCGGTACCTGGTGAAGTTGGTGGAGTTCGTGGAGGAGCAAGCGGGTCCTCTCATCGAAGAAACCAAGGTGTTGAAGCTGAATCCGGCGGGCCTCCACTACGTGCAATCGAGGTTAGAGGCGCTGCACGAGGTCGAGAACCTCCTTGCTGGCGCTCCGGTGGACTACCTGAGAGCGTACGTGTCGGACCTCGGCGACCACCGCGCCCTGGAGCAGCTCCGGCGGATCCTGCGCCTCCTCACCTCGCTCAAAATCTTTTCGGTGCTGCCTCATCCTATTAGGGATCCCACTCCCTTGTCCTTCTTGCCGTTTGGGAGCTTGAAGGTTCTGGAGCTCAGGGATTGTGACTTGTCCACTTCCGCCGCCAAAGGCCTTCTTGAGCTCAGGCACACGCTCGAGAAGATCATTTGTCATAACTCTACT AATGCTCTGCGGCATGTGTTTGCTAGCAGGATAAAGGAGGTGAAGAATTCTCCTCAGTGGAACCGCCTGTCGTTTGTGTCATGTGCGTGTAATGGCTTGGTTCTCATGGACGAGTCTCTGCAGCTTCTTCCTGCGGTTGAAACACTGGACCTTAGTAGGAACAAGTTCGCAAAGGTGGATAATCTGCAGAAGTGTACCAAATTGAAGCATTTGGACCTTGGTTTCAATCACTTGAGAACATGTGCACCCTTCACCCGG GTTTCCCCTCAAATTGTTAAACTAGTTTTGAGGAACAATGCTCTAACTACTTTGCGTGGAATTGAGAATTTGAAGTCACTTGAAGGACTTGATCTTTCCTACAATATTGTTTCCAATTTTTCAGAGCTAGAGTTCGTTGCGGGCCTTCCATTTCTTCAAAGCTTGTGGTTGGAAGGAAATCCTTTGTGTTGTGCTCGATGGTATAGAGCACATGTATTCAGCTTTTTTGCCTTCCCAGAAAGG CTGAAATTAGATGAGAAAGAAATTAACACTAGTGATTTTTGGAAGAGACAAATAATTATTGCCAGTATGCATAAGCAACCTGCCAGTTTTGGGATTTATGTACCTGCAAAGGATGAGGCTGTAGCTGAAGGTGCCAATATGAGAAGG AGAAAGGCCTGTCGTCTTGTCAGTATCAGAAATGAAGAAGAGACCACTAGCATATATTCTGAGGAAGACTCTGGGTCTTGTGCTAATGATATTATTCAAAATAGAGAGGATCCTGATTTATCTGACAATGAACCTGAAATAGTAGATTTGATAAATAGAATTGAACATATGAAGAAAGAGCGTTCTATTAATTGGTTGAGGGATTTTAAAGACTGGATGGATATTGCTCCTGACAAATCAGTGCAGACTATGAAAGAAGGCAGCACCACACCCCATCAGAAGGGAAATTACATCAGAAACAAGACACATCTCGAGCAGTCTGGTGAAGTCTCTAGATATGCTTCAGACTCCGTTCTAGCGTCAGGGGATGACAGTAGCATGAATATTTTAGAATCTGATAGTTCTTTTGTAGATACATCTGCTAGTTTTCATAGGCCACAACACTTTGACTATAGAAATTTGCTTGGTAATGCCAGTGGGGCCTCACTTTTTGACTCGGGAGGAGTGGACATGGAGAAGCTTAAATCCTCACTTGAGGGCATTGGCAGTTCACTTTCACAAACTAGAAGTTCTCATGCTGACACCGTTACCACTGAAGGGGCACAAAGAATGACTGAAAATGTCAACATGTCACCATTGACTATTATTCATGATATATATGGGTCTCAGTCATCATCTGCTTGCCCAGCATCTCCTCCTCATTTTCAAGAAGACCTTCTTCATCGCCGGCAACACCTGGTAGAAGAAATTTTGCAGCTTTCGACAGATTCCTTTTCAGTAGCATCTTCTGATAGTAACACAAGCTGTAGTGAAGTTGATTGTGTTGAATTTGAGCCATCAGTTTCAGAAGTTGATAATCCCCAATGTAAAACTTATGTGAATGGTGTTGGCAGTCATTTATCTCAAAGTCAGCTTAAGGAAAAGTTTTGCAACCCAAGACAAGAAAATGCTCTTGAAAGAGAAAATGGAATTTCTTCTTGTAGTTCCTCCTCTGATCAAATTTCTAAGCAGCATGCGATTGATTTTGCTGAGAATGCATGTTGTGCTAGCCAAGACACTGGTTTgttggagaaaagaaaaatcagaaaaaaagccaaaaaaagaattatttcaGTACTAAAAGAGAAATTAGATGGCAATGCTTCTGATGATACACTAGAGAAGACAAGTCTGGGACATATTTCTGCAAATTTAAAGCAAGAATTGGATGATTTTATAGTGACATATTTCAATACAACTGTTGCTGATTCTGAAGCCAGTGAGGTCTGTAGTCATTGTATGCGCTGTAATTGTGTCCTTCAGAGGGAGACAAACTATAAAGAAAG TGAAGTTGCAGTATTACTGAGCAGCCATAAGAAGCTCTATTTGCTACTGATCAACGTTACTTCTGATGGGTCAG GTACAATTTTGAAGGTGTTGAGTTCCCACAATATTGAAGAAGTTTGCGAGGTGCAAGTAGGAATGGGATTTCAGGTGTTAAG GGTAAATTTTGAGAATGGGGAAACGTATCTTTTTGTCACAAGAAGCATTGAGAAGTCAATAGAATTACTATGCACCATACATGTGCTTGATTCAAGTGATGGAAATGATAGATGCTCAATAAGAAG TTTGGAGCAGGTCCAGGTTGGGTTGTTTGACAAACAAGTATGTGGTGGTTCAAATGTGAGCATATATCAGTATGCAATGGTGCTCgttttttgtaaaaatggaaGTG AGGAATCATGGCTGTCGAGATCACTCTTTGTGATTGGAGGGTATGTGCTTTTATGCATTGAAGATGTTAAGCAGCTGTACTTTTTTTCATCAGATGCGTCCGTGTCTCCCTATTTCAGAATTGATTCATGTTGCTCCATTGCTGACATTACGGAGATG GTTATTGAGGGTGGTAGCTGCTGTGTGACTTTAAGTCTGACATGTCCACTGGCTGAACTCCATCCATTTACCCAAATGAACCTTGAATCTGTGAATCACGAAAATTCGGCTCCTGGCTCTCTTAAATTGAAGCTTCAGTGGTTCTCCAGAAATTACCTTGTGAAGTTTGTGTCATTGTTGAAGGCAATCCATGAAAAAAAAACGGGGTCACCTTTGGTAGTAAGATGCATATCGTAA
- the LOC114177742 gene encoding uncharacterized protein LOC114177742 isoform X2, whose protein sequence is MTIVTGDRYLVKLVEFVEEQAGPLIEETKVLKLNPAGLHYVQSRLEALHEVENLLAGAPVDYLRAYVSDLGDHRALEQLRRILRLLTSLKIFSVLPHPIRDPTPLSFLPFGSLKVLELRDCDLSTSAAKGLLELRHTLEKIICHNSTNALRHVFASRIKEVKNSPQWNRLSFVSCACNGLVLMDESLQLLPAVETLDLSRNKFAKVDNLQKCTKLKHLDLGFNHLRTCAPFTRVSPQIVKLVLRNNALTTLRGIENLKSLEGLDLSYNIVSNFSELEFVAGLPFLQSLWLEGNPLCCARWYRAHVFSFFAFPERLKLDEKEINTSDFWKRQIIIASMHKQPASFGIYVPAKDEAVAEGANMRRRKACRLVSIRNEEETTSIYSEEDSGSCANDIIQNREDPDLSDNEPEIVDLINRIEHMKKERSINWLRDFKDWMDIAPDKSVQTMKEGSTTPHQKGNYIRNKTHLEQSGEVSRYASDSVLASGDDSSMNILESDSSFVDTSASFHRPQHFDYRNLLGNASGASLFDSGGVDMEKLKSSLEGIGSSLSQTRSSHADTVTTEGAQRMTENVNMSPLTIIHDIYGSQSSSACPASPPHFQEDLLHRRQHLVEEILQLSTDSFSVASSDSNTSCSEVDCVEFEPSVSEVDNPQCKTYVNGVGSHLSQSQLKEKFCNPRQENALERENGISSCSSSSDQISKQHAIDFAENACCASQDTGLLEKRKIRKKAKKRIISVLKEKLDGNASDDTLEKTSLGHISANLKQELDDFIVTYFNTTVADSEASEVCSHCMRCNCVLQRETNYKESEVAVLLSSHKKLYLLLINVTSDGSGTILKVLSSHNIEEVCEVQVGMGFQVLRVNFENGETYLFVTRSIEKSIELLCTIHVLDSSDGNDRCSIRSLEQVQVGLFDKQVCGGSNVSIYQYAMVLVFCKNGSDASVSPYFRIDSCCSIADITEMVIEGGSCCVTLSLTCPLAELHPFTQMNLESVNHENSAPGSLKLKLQWFSRNYLVKFVSLLKAIHEKKTGSPLVVRCIS, encoded by the exons ATGACGATTGTGACCGGAGATCGGTACCTGGTGAAGTTGGTGGAGTTCGTGGAGGAGCAAGCGGGTCCTCTCATCGAAGAAACCAAGGTGTTGAAGCTGAATCCGGCGGGCCTCCACTACGTGCAATCGAGGTTAGAGGCGCTGCACGAGGTCGAGAACCTCCTTGCTGGCGCTCCGGTGGACTACCTGAGAGCGTACGTGTCGGACCTCGGCGACCACCGCGCCCTGGAGCAGCTCCGGCGGATCCTGCGCCTCCTCACCTCGCTCAAAATCTTTTCGGTGCTGCCTCATCCTATTAGGGATCCCACTCCCTTGTCCTTCTTGCCGTTTGGGAGCTTGAAGGTTCTGGAGCTCAGGGATTGTGACTTGTCCACTTCCGCCGCCAAAGGCCTTCTTGAGCTCAGGCACACGCTCGAGAAGATCATTTGTCATAACTCTACT AATGCTCTGCGGCATGTGTTTGCTAGCAGGATAAAGGAGGTGAAGAATTCTCCTCAGTGGAACCGCCTGTCGTTTGTGTCATGTGCGTGTAATGGCTTGGTTCTCATGGACGAGTCTCTGCAGCTTCTTCCTGCGGTTGAAACACTGGACCTTAGTAGGAACAAGTTCGCAAAGGTGGATAATCTGCAGAAGTGTACCAAATTGAAGCATTTGGACCTTGGTTTCAATCACTTGAGAACATGTGCACCCTTCACCCGG GTTTCCCCTCAAATTGTTAAACTAGTTTTGAGGAACAATGCTCTAACTACTTTGCGTGGAATTGAGAATTTGAAGTCACTTGAAGGACTTGATCTTTCCTACAATATTGTTTCCAATTTTTCAGAGCTAGAGTTCGTTGCGGGCCTTCCATTTCTTCAAAGCTTGTGGTTGGAAGGAAATCCTTTGTGTTGTGCTCGATGGTATAGAGCACATGTATTCAGCTTTTTTGCCTTCCCAGAAAGG CTGAAATTAGATGAGAAAGAAATTAACACTAGTGATTTTTGGAAGAGACAAATAATTATTGCCAGTATGCATAAGCAACCTGCCAGTTTTGGGATTTATGTACCTGCAAAGGATGAGGCTGTAGCTGAAGGTGCCAATATGAGAAGG AGAAAGGCCTGTCGTCTTGTCAGTATCAGAAATGAAGAAGAGACCACTAGCATATATTCTGAGGAAGACTCTGGGTCTTGTGCTAATGATATTATTCAAAATAGAGAGGATCCTGATTTATCTGACAATGAACCTGAAATAGTAGATTTGATAAATAGAATTGAACATATGAAGAAAGAGCGTTCTATTAATTGGTTGAGGGATTTTAAAGACTGGATGGATATTGCTCCTGACAAATCAGTGCAGACTATGAAAGAAGGCAGCACCACACCCCATCAGAAGGGAAATTACATCAGAAACAAGACACATCTCGAGCAGTCTGGTGAAGTCTCTAGATATGCTTCAGACTCCGTTCTAGCGTCAGGGGATGACAGTAGCATGAATATTTTAGAATCTGATAGTTCTTTTGTAGATACATCTGCTAGTTTTCATAGGCCACAACACTTTGACTATAGAAATTTGCTTGGTAATGCCAGTGGGGCCTCACTTTTTGACTCGGGAGGAGTGGACATGGAGAAGCTTAAATCCTCACTTGAGGGCATTGGCAGTTCACTTTCACAAACTAGAAGTTCTCATGCTGACACCGTTACCACTGAAGGGGCACAAAGAATGACTGAAAATGTCAACATGTCACCATTGACTATTATTCATGATATATATGGGTCTCAGTCATCATCTGCTTGCCCAGCATCTCCTCCTCATTTTCAAGAAGACCTTCTTCATCGCCGGCAACACCTGGTAGAAGAAATTTTGCAGCTTTCGACAGATTCCTTTTCAGTAGCATCTTCTGATAGTAACACAAGCTGTAGTGAAGTTGATTGTGTTGAATTTGAGCCATCAGTTTCAGAAGTTGATAATCCCCAATGTAAAACTTATGTGAATGGTGTTGGCAGTCATTTATCTCAAAGTCAGCTTAAGGAAAAGTTTTGCAACCCAAGACAAGAAAATGCTCTTGAAAGAGAAAATGGAATTTCTTCTTGTAGTTCCTCCTCTGATCAAATTTCTAAGCAGCATGCGATTGATTTTGCTGAGAATGCATGTTGTGCTAGCCAAGACACTGGTTTgttggagaaaagaaaaatcagaaaaaaagccaaaaaaagaattatttcaGTACTAAAAGAGAAATTAGATGGCAATGCTTCTGATGATACACTAGAGAAGACAAGTCTGGGACATATTTCTGCAAATTTAAAGCAAGAATTGGATGATTTTATAGTGACATATTTCAATACAACTGTTGCTGATTCTGAAGCCAGTGAGGTCTGTAGTCATTGTATGCGCTGTAATTGTGTCCTTCAGAGGGAGACAAACTATAAAGAAAG TGAAGTTGCAGTATTACTGAGCAGCCATAAGAAGCTCTATTTGCTACTGATCAACGTTACTTCTGATGGGTCAG GTACAATTTTGAAGGTGTTGAGTTCCCACAATATTGAAGAAGTTTGCGAGGTGCAAGTAGGAATGGGATTTCAGGTGTTAAG GGTAAATTTTGAGAATGGGGAAACGTATCTTTTTGTCACAAGAAGCATTGAGAAGTCAATAGAATTACTATGCACCATACATGTGCTTGATTCAAGTGATGGAAATGATAGATGCTCAATAAGAAG TTTGGAGCAGGTCCAGGTTGGGTTGTTTGACAAACAAGTATGTGGTGGTTCAAATGTGAGCATATATCAGTATGCAATGGTGCTCgttttttgtaaaaatggaaGTG ATGCGTCCGTGTCTCCCTATTTCAGAATTGATTCATGTTGCTCCATTGCTGACATTACGGAGATG GTTATTGAGGGTGGTAGCTGCTGTGTGACTTTAAGTCTGACATGTCCACTGGCTGAACTCCATCCATTTACCCAAATGAACCTTGAATCTGTGAATCACGAAAATTCGGCTCCTGGCTCTCTTAAATTGAAGCTTCAGTGGTTCTCCAGAAATTACCTTGTGAAGTTTGTGTCATTGTTGAAGGCAATCCATGAAAAAAAAACGGGGTCACCTTTGGTAGTAAGATGCATATCGTAA
- the LOC114177742 gene encoding uncharacterized protein LOC114177742 isoform X3, translating to MTIVTGDRYLVKLVEFVEEQAGPLIEETKVLKLNPAGLHYVQSRLEALHEVENLLAGAPVDYLRAYVSDLGDHRALEQLRRILRLLTSLKIFSVLPHPIRDPTPLSFLPFGSLKVLELRDCDLSTSAAKGLLELRHTLEKIICHNSTNALRHVFASRIKEVKNSPQWNRLSFVSCACNGLVLMDESLQLLPAVETLDLSRNKFAKVDNLQKCTKLKHLDLGFNHLRTCAPFTRVSPQIVKLVLRNNALTTLRGIENLKSLEGLDLSYNIVSNFSELEFVAGLPFLQSLWLEGNPLCCARWYRAHVFSFFAFPERLKLDEKEINTSDFWKRQIIIASMHKQPASFGIYVPAKDEAVAEGANMRRRKACRLVSIRNEEETTSIYSEEDSGSCANDIIQNREDPDLSDNEPEIVDLINRIEHMKKERSINWLRDFKDWMDIAPDKSVQTMKEGSTTPHQKGNYIRNKTHLEQSGEVSRYASDSVLASGDDSSMNILESDSSFVDTSASFHRPQHFDYRNLLGNASGASLFDSGGVDMEKLKSSLEGIGSSLSQTRSSHADTVTTEGAQRMTENVNMSPLTIIHDIYGSQSSSACPASPPHFQEDLLHRRQHLVEEILQLSTDSFSVASSDSNTSCSEVDCVEFEPSVSEVDNPQCKTYVNGVGSHLSQSQLKEKFCNPRQENALERENGISSCSSSSDQISKQHAIDFAENACCASQDTGLLEKRKIRKKAKKRIISVLKEKLDGNASDDTLEKTSLGHISANLKQELDDFIVTYFNTTVADSEASEVCSHCMRCNCVLQRETNYKESEVAVLLSSHKKLYLLLINVTSDGSGTILKVLSSHNIEEVCEVQVGMGFQVLRVNFENGETYLFVTRSIEKSIELLCTIHVLDSSDGNDRCSIRSLEQVQVGLFDKQVCGGSNVSIYQYAMVLVFCKNGSGY from the exons ATGACGATTGTGACCGGAGATCGGTACCTGGTGAAGTTGGTGGAGTTCGTGGAGGAGCAAGCGGGTCCTCTCATCGAAGAAACCAAGGTGTTGAAGCTGAATCCGGCGGGCCTCCACTACGTGCAATCGAGGTTAGAGGCGCTGCACGAGGTCGAGAACCTCCTTGCTGGCGCTCCGGTGGACTACCTGAGAGCGTACGTGTCGGACCTCGGCGACCACCGCGCCCTGGAGCAGCTCCGGCGGATCCTGCGCCTCCTCACCTCGCTCAAAATCTTTTCGGTGCTGCCTCATCCTATTAGGGATCCCACTCCCTTGTCCTTCTTGCCGTTTGGGAGCTTGAAGGTTCTGGAGCTCAGGGATTGTGACTTGTCCACTTCCGCCGCCAAAGGCCTTCTTGAGCTCAGGCACACGCTCGAGAAGATCATTTGTCATAACTCTACT AATGCTCTGCGGCATGTGTTTGCTAGCAGGATAAAGGAGGTGAAGAATTCTCCTCAGTGGAACCGCCTGTCGTTTGTGTCATGTGCGTGTAATGGCTTGGTTCTCATGGACGAGTCTCTGCAGCTTCTTCCTGCGGTTGAAACACTGGACCTTAGTAGGAACAAGTTCGCAAAGGTGGATAATCTGCAGAAGTGTACCAAATTGAAGCATTTGGACCTTGGTTTCAATCACTTGAGAACATGTGCACCCTTCACCCGG GTTTCCCCTCAAATTGTTAAACTAGTTTTGAGGAACAATGCTCTAACTACTTTGCGTGGAATTGAGAATTTGAAGTCACTTGAAGGACTTGATCTTTCCTACAATATTGTTTCCAATTTTTCAGAGCTAGAGTTCGTTGCGGGCCTTCCATTTCTTCAAAGCTTGTGGTTGGAAGGAAATCCTTTGTGTTGTGCTCGATGGTATAGAGCACATGTATTCAGCTTTTTTGCCTTCCCAGAAAGG CTGAAATTAGATGAGAAAGAAATTAACACTAGTGATTTTTGGAAGAGACAAATAATTATTGCCAGTATGCATAAGCAACCTGCCAGTTTTGGGATTTATGTACCTGCAAAGGATGAGGCTGTAGCTGAAGGTGCCAATATGAGAAGG AGAAAGGCCTGTCGTCTTGTCAGTATCAGAAATGAAGAAGAGACCACTAGCATATATTCTGAGGAAGACTCTGGGTCTTGTGCTAATGATATTATTCAAAATAGAGAGGATCCTGATTTATCTGACAATGAACCTGAAATAGTAGATTTGATAAATAGAATTGAACATATGAAGAAAGAGCGTTCTATTAATTGGTTGAGGGATTTTAAAGACTGGATGGATATTGCTCCTGACAAATCAGTGCAGACTATGAAAGAAGGCAGCACCACACCCCATCAGAAGGGAAATTACATCAGAAACAAGACACATCTCGAGCAGTCTGGTGAAGTCTCTAGATATGCTTCAGACTCCGTTCTAGCGTCAGGGGATGACAGTAGCATGAATATTTTAGAATCTGATAGTTCTTTTGTAGATACATCTGCTAGTTTTCATAGGCCACAACACTTTGACTATAGAAATTTGCTTGGTAATGCCAGTGGGGCCTCACTTTTTGACTCGGGAGGAGTGGACATGGAGAAGCTTAAATCCTCACTTGAGGGCATTGGCAGTTCACTTTCACAAACTAGAAGTTCTCATGCTGACACCGTTACCACTGAAGGGGCACAAAGAATGACTGAAAATGTCAACATGTCACCATTGACTATTATTCATGATATATATGGGTCTCAGTCATCATCTGCTTGCCCAGCATCTCCTCCTCATTTTCAAGAAGACCTTCTTCATCGCCGGCAACACCTGGTAGAAGAAATTTTGCAGCTTTCGACAGATTCCTTTTCAGTAGCATCTTCTGATAGTAACACAAGCTGTAGTGAAGTTGATTGTGTTGAATTTGAGCCATCAGTTTCAGAAGTTGATAATCCCCAATGTAAAACTTATGTGAATGGTGTTGGCAGTCATTTATCTCAAAGTCAGCTTAAGGAAAAGTTTTGCAACCCAAGACAAGAAAATGCTCTTGAAAGAGAAAATGGAATTTCTTCTTGTAGTTCCTCCTCTGATCAAATTTCTAAGCAGCATGCGATTGATTTTGCTGAGAATGCATGTTGTGCTAGCCAAGACACTGGTTTgttggagaaaagaaaaatcagaaaaaaagccaaaaaaagaattatttcaGTACTAAAAGAGAAATTAGATGGCAATGCTTCTGATGATACACTAGAGAAGACAAGTCTGGGACATATTTCTGCAAATTTAAAGCAAGAATTGGATGATTTTATAGTGACATATTTCAATACAACTGTTGCTGATTCTGAAGCCAGTGAGGTCTGTAGTCATTGTATGCGCTGTAATTGTGTCCTTCAGAGGGAGACAAACTATAAAGAAAG TGAAGTTGCAGTATTACTGAGCAGCCATAAGAAGCTCTATTTGCTACTGATCAACGTTACTTCTGATGGGTCAG GTACAATTTTGAAGGTGTTGAGTTCCCACAATATTGAAGAAGTTTGCGAGGTGCAAGTAGGAATGGGATTTCAGGTGTTAAG GGTAAATTTTGAGAATGGGGAAACGTATCTTTTTGTCACAAGAAGCATTGAGAAGTCAATAGAATTACTATGCACCATACATGTGCTTGATTCAAGTGATGGAAATGATAGATGCTCAATAAGAAG TTTGGAGCAGGTCCAGGTTGGGTTGTTTGACAAACAAGTATGTGGTGGTTCAAATGTGAGCATATATCAGTATGCAATGGTGCTCgttttttgtaaaaatggaaGTG GTTATTGA